ATTTTGCCGTCATTCATCAGGCATTGCAGCATCAATTCCGCTGCTTGAGCAGTCGGCTCGACCAATACTTTTTCGGCTTCCTGCTTGGCAAGGATGCTTTCGGCGAAATGGGCGGCAACGCGCTCTTGTAATGTCGTCATATCGTCAACCTGTAATATTCTTTATCCATTCGGGTGGGCGGTTTCCTTCTATCAGCACCGCATCGATGCGGCACGCGCTATCCGTCATGCCGTTTTGTTGCAGATAATACTCCGCAGACCGTTGCAGTTTCAATAACTTAGATGGCGAAATACTGTATGCGGCACCGCCGAAACCCTGATTTTTGCGGTATTTTACTTCAACAAACAGAATCATGTTACCGTTTTTGACAATCAAATCGATTTCGCCGTAAGCGCAGTGCCAGTTGCGCGCCACGAGTTTGCAGCCTTGCGAAAGAAGAAACGCCAGCGCGGCATCTTCGCCCGCCACCCCTTGTTTGTGATTCAGACGCATGGAAGTTTACCCCGTATAATATCGTTATATTGTTTTCAGACGACCTGATAAAGCCATGTTTCAAAAACACCTTCAAAAAGCCGCCGACAGTATTGAAAAACGGACATTATACGTTGTCGCCACGCCCATCGGCAATTTGGCGGACATCACCCTGCGCGCGCTCTCCGTCCTGCAAAAAGCCGACATCATCTGCGCCGAAGATACGCGCGTTACCGCACAGCTTCTGAGCGCATACGGCATACAGGGCAAGCTCGTCAGCGTGCGCGAGCATAACGAACAGCAGATGGCGGACAAAATCATCAACCATCTTTCAGACGACCTCACTGTCGCACAAGTTTCCGACGCAGGTACGCCCGCCGTCTGCGATCCGGGTGCGAAACTTGCCCGCCGCGTGCGCGAGGCAGGGTTCAAGGTCGTCCCCGTTGTCGGCGCGAGCGCGGTCATGGGTGCATTGAGCGTCGCAGGCGTTATCGAACCCAATTTCTACTTCAACGGCTTTCTGCCGCCAAAATCCGGCGAACGGCAGAAGCTGCTTGCCAAATGGGCGCAGGCTGATTTCCCCGTCGTGATGTTTGAAACCCCGCACCGCATCGAAGCCACCCTTGCCGACATGGCAGCCCTCTTCCCCGAACGCAGCCTGACCCTGGCCCGAGAAATCACCAAAACCTTCGAAACCTTCCTTAGCGGCACGGTCGCTGAAATTCAGACGACCCTGAAAAACGACGGCAATCAGGCGCGCGGCGAAATGGTGCTCATCCTCCATCCTGCGCCCTGTGAAAAACACGATACCTTGCCCGATGCCGCCCAAAACGTTATGAAAATCCTCGCTGCCGAACTGCCTACCAAGCAGGCCGCCGAACTTGCCGCCAAAATTACCGGCGAAGGCAAAAAAGCCTTGTATGATTTGGCATTGGAGTGGAAACGGGTTTCAGACGACGTTTGAAGGTGGGGGTCGTCTGAAAAAAGAGGGAAGGGTGGTTGTTGAATGATGATGGTATTAACGTGGGTTATGTCCTGAATCACAGAATATTCTGCGAAAAGAAAATCTGCCAAAGACTTGCCTGATTTATATCGTTTTATTTTAAACGAAATAAAACAGAAACCCTCATAAAGCCTGATGGTGAAGGTCGTCTGAAACGTTCAGACGACCTGCTTTTAGAATTAAGATGAAGATATTGAAAATTCTGCAATCTAATGTCTGTAATTGTATGTAATGCGTGATATAATGCGAACTCTTTGCCTTACGTTAAGGCAAAGTTGGATATGAACTCACAAAGATTAACATATTGCTTGACGTTCATAGGCTTCTTGATTATATTTAGCCTCGCATTACTGTCGGGATTTCCCGTTTTTATGAAGCAGATTCTCATCTTACAAATTCTGGTTTTGGCAGCGGTTGCGCTGATTAGCGCCGCATTTTCAGGTTTGGCAGGATTTTGGTCTGCTGTCGCAGGCGGGTTTTCCTATCTTATTCCCTCCGCTTTCGCAGTTTTACTTTTAAAACTTTCCAAGTGTAACCCTTTGT
The DNA window shown above is from Neisseria sicca and carries:
- a CDS encoding YraN family protein, encoding MRLNHKQGVAGEDAALAFLLSQGCKLVARNWHCAYGEIDLIVKNGNMILFVEVKYRKNQGFGGAAYSISPSKLLKLQRSAEYYLQQNGMTDSACRIDAVLIEGNRPPEWIKNITG
- the rsmI gene encoding 16S rRNA (cytidine(1402)-2'-O)-methyltransferase produces the protein MFQKHLQKAADSIEKRTLYVVATPIGNLADITLRALSVLQKADIICAEDTRVTAQLLSAYGIQGKLVSVREHNEQQMADKIINHLSDDLTVAQVSDAGTPAVCDPGAKLARRVREAGFKVVPVVGASAVMGALSVAGVIEPNFYFNGFLPPKSGERQKLLAKWAQADFPVVMFETPHRIEATLADMAALFPERSLTLAREITKTFETFLSGTVAEIQTTLKNDGNQARGEMVLILHPAPCEKHDTLPDAAQNVMKILAAELPTKQAAELAAKITGEGKKALYDLALEWKRVSDDV